The Hymenobacter sp. 5317J-9 genome has a window encoding:
- a CDS encoding TonB-dependent receptor → MKRPVYLNALLRRTAVMLACGLPALAHSTPAEAESRLVSPAADVPVSGRVTGPDGAGLPGVTVLVKGTSVGTSTNADGAFSLTAPEGSTLVFSFVGYTTQTVVLTSSNAGALSVSLKEDTQKLNEVVVVGYGTQQRGSVTGSVASVSGQEIAALPVADVTQALQGKAAGVTITSNGGAPGGAAGTSILIRGITSSGNNHPLFVVDGFPLPDSGEDQLNVISPNDIESVDILKDASATAIYGLRAANGVVIITTKRGKAGKSTVNVDAYRGVQSTWRKLGLLNAQEYAVINNENRIAANQPIVVDRLRNPAALGEGTDWEKEVFRTAAMQNYSLGATGGSEKARYAVSGSYFQQDGIIIGTNFERFTLRANGDVQVNKMLKLGNSIQLTHQEDRQVTTNSGEYGTVQQLIRMIPIVPVYRPDGYYYEPRGQQDNFVEENPLAQLYANRKYVRNRLLTTLFAELEPVKGLRFRTNVGVDFNFTNNNSFGPKIPELTVGSDVYTTRYSTAGAFSQANTIYSYLIENTGTYDHLFADKHQVTLLVGQSAQLFNSQEVGASRNGYLSNDLQNLNNGPVNPQLGNFGYLGVPSHLASYFARLNYEYAGKYLLQAVVRADGSSAFPPGAKFGTFPGVSVGWRISEENFMKDNRVVSNLKLRAGYGKVGNPNNAGRFAYLYSINSQINYPFGPNGTIFLGGAPTRQPNPELRWETNDQTNFGIDLGLFDNRIEATLDLYNRNSPNLITSVPVSLVSGTYENVPRNASSSYNRGLDFSLTSHNFRNAGRGLVWNTTLNFSTFKTRLTSLGAGLPFNGQGSLSGDIVRYEPGYAFGSFYGYVADGLFQTPEDVRNHATQTVNADPTKATSPGDIRFKDLNNDGKIDAADRTFIGNPNPDFTYGLTNTLTYAGFDFSVFLQGVQGNDVYNLNRYLEEAPLYGNASGGTRVLARWTGAGTSNDVPRAIAGDPNNNLRVSSYYIEDGSYLRVKNLTLGYSLPTSLLGRINAQQIRVYVSAQNLFTFTKYTGFDPEVSPSGVDRGIYPQARTFLGGLNIGF, encoded by the coding sequence ATGAAGCGACCTGTTTACTTAAATGCGCTGCTCCGCCGCACGGCGGTGATGCTGGCTTGCGGGCTTCCCGCGCTGGCGCACAGCACCCCAGCCGAGGCCGAAAGCCGGCTGGTTAGCCCCGCGGCCGACGTGCCCGTGAGTGGGCGCGTGACCGGGCCCGACGGCGCCGGCCTGCCCGGCGTGACCGTGCTGGTGAAAGGCACATCCGTGGGCACGAGCACCAACGCCGACGGGGCCTTCAGCCTGACTGCCCCCGAAGGCAGCACGCTGGTGTTCAGCTTTGTGGGCTACACCACGCAAACTGTGGTGCTGACGTCGTCCAACGCCGGCGCCCTGAGCGTGAGCCTGAAGGAAGACACCCAGAAGCTGAACGAAGTGGTGGTGGTGGGCTACGGCACCCAGCAGCGCGGCAGCGTGACGGGGTCGGTGGCCTCGGTGAGCGGCCAGGAAATTGCGGCGCTGCCGGTGGCCGACGTAACGCAGGCGCTGCAAGGCAAAGCGGCGGGCGTGACCATCACCTCCAACGGTGGCGCGCCGGGCGGGGCGGCCGGCACGTCCATCCTCATCCGTGGCATCACTTCGTCCGGTAACAACCACCCGCTGTTTGTGGTGGACGGCTTTCCGCTGCCGGATTCGGGCGAAGACCAGCTCAACGTCATCAGCCCCAACGACATCGAGAGCGTTGACATTCTGAAAGATGCCTCGGCCACGGCCATCTACGGCCTGCGCGCCGCCAACGGCGTGGTCATCATCACCACCAAGCGCGGCAAGGCCGGCAAGTCCACCGTCAACGTGGACGCCTACCGCGGCGTGCAGAGCACCTGGCGCAAGCTGGGCCTGCTGAACGCGCAGGAATACGCCGTCATCAACAACGAAAACCGCATTGCGGCCAACCAGCCCATTGTGGTGGACCGCCTGCGCAACCCCGCCGCCCTGGGCGAAGGCACCGACTGGGAAAAAGAAGTTTTCCGGACGGCTGCCATGCAGAACTACTCGCTGGGTGCCACCGGCGGCAGCGAAAAGGCCCGCTACGCGGTGTCGGGCAGCTACTTCCAGCAGGACGGCATCATCATCGGGACCAATTTTGAGCGCTTCACGCTGCGCGCCAACGGCGACGTGCAGGTGAACAAGATGCTCAAGCTGGGCAACAGCATTCAGCTCACGCACCAGGAAGACCGCCAGGTAACCACCAACAGCGGCGAGTACGGCACGGTGCAGCAGCTCATCCGCATGATTCCCATCGTGCCCGTGTACCGGCCCGATGGCTACTACTACGAGCCCCGCGGCCAGCAGGACAACTTTGTGGAAGAGAACCCCCTGGCCCAGCTGTATGCCAACCGCAAGTACGTGCGCAACCGCTTGCTGACCACCCTGTTTGCCGAGCTGGAGCCCGTGAAGGGCCTGCGCTTCCGCACCAACGTGGGCGTCGACTTCAACTTCACCAACAACAACAGCTTCGGCCCCAAAATCCCGGAGCTGACGGTGGGCAGCGACGTGTACACCACGCGCTACTCCACGGCGGGCGCGTTTTCGCAGGCCAACACCATCTACAGCTACCTGATTGAGAACACCGGCACCTACGACCACCTGTTTGCCGACAAGCACCAGGTGACGCTGCTGGTGGGCCAGTCGGCGCAGCTTTTCAACAGCCAGGAAGTGGGCGCTTCGCGCAACGGCTACCTGAGCAACGACTTGCAAAACCTCAACAACGGCCCGGTGAACCCGCAGCTCGGCAACTTCGGCTACCTGGGGGTGCCCTCGCACCTGGCCAGCTACTTTGCCCGCCTCAACTACGAGTACGCCGGCAAGTACCTGCTGCAGGCGGTGGTGCGGGCCGACGGCTCCAGTGCCTTCCCCCCCGGCGCCAAGTTTGGCACCTTCCCCGGCGTGTCGGTGGGCTGGCGCATCTCGGAGGAGAACTTCATGAAGGACAACCGCGTGGTGAGCAACCTGAAGCTGCGCGCGGGCTACGGCAAAGTGGGCAACCCCAACAACGCCGGCCGCTTCGCCTACCTCTACTCCATCAACTCGCAGATTAACTACCCCTTCGGGCCCAACGGCACCATCTTCCTCGGGGGCGCGCCCACCCGCCAGCCCAACCCCGAGCTGCGCTGGGAAACCAACGACCAAACCAACTTCGGCATCGACCTGGGCTTGTTCGACAACCGCATTGAGGCCACCCTGGACCTGTACAACCGCAACTCGCCGAACCTGATTACCTCGGTGCCGGTGTCGCTGGTGTCGGGCACCTACGAGAACGTGCCCCGCAACGCCTCTTCGTCCTACAACCGCGGCCTCGACTTCTCGCTGACCTCGCACAACTTCCGCAACGCCGGCCGCGGCCTGGTGTGGAACACGACGCTGAACTTCTCGACCTTCAAAACCCGCCTGACTTCGCTGGGCGCCGGCCTGCCCTTCAACGGCCAGGGCTCGCTGAGCGGCGACATCGTGCGCTACGAGCCGGGCTACGCGTTTGGCTCCTTCTACGGCTACGTGGCCGACGGCCTGTTCCAGACGCCCGAAGACGTACGCAACCACGCCACCCAGACCGTGAACGCCGACCCCACCAAAGCCACCAGCCCCGGCGACATCCGCTTCAAGGACCTGAACAACGACGGCAAGATTGACGCCGCCGACCGCACCTTCATCGGCAATCCCAACCCCGACTTCACCTACGGCCTCACCAACACCCTCACCTACGCGGGCTTCGACTTTAGCGTGTTTTTGCAGGGCGTGCAGGGCAACGACGTGTACAACCTGAACCGCTATTTGGAAGAAGCGCCGCTGTACGGCAACGCCAGCGGCGGCACCCGCGTGCTGGCCCGCTGGACCGGCGCCGGCACCAGCAACGACGTGCCCCGCGCCATTGCCGGCGACCCCAACAACAACCTGCGCGTGAGCAGCTACTACATCGAGGACGGCTCCTACCTGCGCGTGAAAAACCTGACCCTGGGCTACTCGCTGCCCACCAGCCTGCTCGGCCGCATCAACGCCCAGCAGATTCGGGTGTACGTGAGCGCCCAAAACCTCTTCACCTTCACCAAATACACGGGCTTCGACCCGGAGGTGAGCCCCAGCGGCGTCGACCGCGGCATCTACCCGCAGGCCCGCACCTTCCTCGGCGGCCTCAACATCGGGTTCTAA
- a CDS encoding glycoside hydrolase family 3 N-terminal domain-containing protein — protein sequence MRTHLPALRRGHAKGALFLCLALAVGCQRAAVPTAGVAPGTATTAPAAVANPTLATFSPRVRQLLAAMTLEEKIGQMTQLNISTINTTGEDKDVVLDSAKATALVRDFHIGSFINGQAVPAAQWVRYSAALQRIALRESRLQVPILYGIDHMHGASYVSGTAIFPHNLNLGATFNPDLARQTARATVLESADLGHRWLFAPVLDLGVNTYWPRLYETYGEDPLLAATMGAAFVREAQNNSEIAPYKIAACAKHFLGYSDPRNGWDRTNALISDQRLQELFRPSFQAAIDSGVKSVMVNSGEINGEAVHASKVILTDLLRRQMGFRGVVVTDWGDINRLVKVQKVAANEKEATWMALDAGIDVAMTPYDTNFCRYVKELVQEGRLSEERIALSAGRVLQMKDEIGLFETPMPRADRLDRVGDPVLRAQAVAAARESLVLLKNDKNTLPLAPARVKRLLVLGPSAESRANLCGGWTLAWQGRAEEGYPKDVPTLVQALRKEYPNATVETLPYRDAKGTLLLTSISAAAKKADAVVLALGERPYTEVLGNTSDLTLPDDQQQLVRAAQASGKPTVLVIIGGRPSIIRAVAGGSAAVIWAGLPGYGGGTALAEVISGTTNPGGRLPFTYPQFAGHITNYHHDANEDSAGLTDFAAGFGANAPKYKSTMLTEFGEGLSYTTYTYSGLTLSDSVLTGTSARLRATVQVANTGARAGQESTLWFLTDEVGRIARPVRMLKHFEKQSYAAGQTRELTFTIEPLRDLSYPDGQGRPQLEDGWYTLRVGTQTARFRYAGGATSSTMPAKTTGAVVTPGVPLNSTN from the coding sequence GTGCGCACCCATTTGCCTGCCCTCCGGCGCGGGCATGCCAAGGGCGCGCTATTCCTATGCCTGGCTTTGGCGGTGGGGTGCCAGCGGGCCGCGGTCCCTACTGCCGGCGTGGCGCCCGGCACCGCAACCACTGCCCCGGCTGCCGTAGCCAATCCGACGCTGGCCACCTTCAGCCCCCGCGTGCGGCAGTTGCTGGCCGCCATGACGCTGGAAGAGAAAATCGGGCAGATGACCCAACTCAACATCTCCACGATAAATACCACGGGCGAGGATAAGGATGTGGTGTTGGATTCGGCCAAGGCAACTGCGCTGGTGCGGGATTTCCACATCGGCTCGTTCATCAACGGGCAGGCGGTTCCGGCGGCGCAGTGGGTGCGCTACTCGGCGGCGCTGCAGCGCATTGCCCTGCGCGAGTCGCGGCTGCAGGTGCCCATCCTCTACGGCATCGACCACATGCACGGGGCCAGCTACGTGAGCGGCACGGCCATCTTTCCGCATAACCTCAACCTGGGTGCCACCTTCAACCCCGACCTGGCCCGCCAGACGGCGCGCGCCACGGTGCTCGAATCGGCCGACCTGGGCCACCGCTGGCTGTTTGCCCCGGTGCTAGACCTTGGGGTGAACACCTACTGGCCCCGCCTGTATGAAACCTACGGCGAGGACCCGCTGCTGGCCGCCACCATGGGCGCAGCGTTTGTGCGCGAAGCGCAGAATAACAGCGAGATAGCGCCCTACAAAATAGCGGCTTGCGCCAAGCACTTTCTTGGCTACTCAGACCCCCGCAACGGCTGGGACCGCACCAACGCCCTCATCTCCGACCAGCGGCTGCAGGAACTGTTTCGTCCTTCTTTTCAGGCCGCAATCGATTCCGGAGTGAAAAGCGTGATGGTGAACTCCGGCGAAATCAACGGCGAGGCCGTGCACGCCTCCAAAGTCATTCTTACTGACCTGCTGCGGCGCCAGATGGGCTTCCGCGGCGTGGTGGTGACGGACTGGGGCGACATCAACCGCCTGGTGAAAGTGCAGAAGGTGGCCGCCAACGAAAAGGAAGCCACCTGGATGGCCCTCGACGCGGGCATTGACGTGGCCATGACGCCCTACGACACCAACTTCTGCCGCTACGTGAAGGAGCTGGTGCAGGAAGGCCGCCTGAGCGAAGAGCGCATCGCCCTCTCGGCGGGCCGCGTGCTGCAGATGAAGGACGAAATCGGCTTGTTTGAAACGCCCATGCCGCGCGCCGACCGGCTGGACCGCGTGGGCGACCCCGTTCTGCGTGCCCAGGCTGTGGCGGCGGCCCGCGAGTCGCTGGTGCTGCTGAAGAACGACAAGAACACGCTGCCGCTGGCCCCCGCCCGCGTGAAGCGCCTGCTGGTGCTGGGCCCCTCGGCCGAGTCGCGCGCCAACCTGTGCGGCGGCTGGACGCTGGCCTGGCAGGGTCGGGCCGAAGAGGGATATCCTAAAGACGTGCCCACGCTGGTGCAAGCCCTGCGCAAGGAATACCCCAACGCCACCGTCGAGACCCTCCCCTACCGCGACGCCAAAGGCACGCTGCTGCTAACTAGCATTTCGGCCGCGGCGAAGAAGGCCGATGCGGTGGTACTGGCCCTGGGCGAACGGCCTTACACCGAAGTGCTGGGCAACACCTCGGACCTGACCCTGCCCGACGACCAGCAGCAGCTGGTGCGCGCGGCCCAGGCCAGCGGTAAGCCCACGGTGCTGGTCATCATTGGCGGGCGGCCGAGCATTATCCGGGCGGTGGCGGGCGGCAGCGCGGCCGTCATCTGGGCGGGGCTGCCGGGCTATGGCGGCGGCACGGCCTTGGCCGAAGTTATCAGCGGCACGACCAATCCCGGCGGGCGGTTGCCGTTTACCTACCCGCAGTTTGCCGGCCACATCACCAACTACCACCACGACGCCAACGAGGACAGCGCCGGGCTCACGGATTTCGCCGCCGGTTTCGGGGCCAACGCGCCCAAGTACAAAAGCACCATGCTCACCGAGTTTGGCGAAGGCTTGAGCTACACGACCTACACCTATTCGGGCCTAACCCTCAGCGACTCGGTGCTGACGGGCACTAGCGCCCGGCTGCGGGCTACCGTGCAAGTGGCCAACACCGGCGCCCGCGCCGGGCAGGAATCCACGCTGTGGTTTCTGACCGACGAGGTGGGCCGTATTGCGCGGCCGGTGCGAATGCTCAAGCATTTCGAGAAGCAGTCTTACGCCGCCGGGCAAACCCGCGAGCTGACGTTCACCATCGAGCCCCTGCGCGACCTGAGCTACCCCGACGGCCAGGGCCGCCCGCAGCTCGAAGACGGCTGGTATACGCTGCGGGTGGGCACCCAAACGGCGCGGTTCCGCTATGCGGGCGGCGCCACCAGCAGCACGATGCCCGCCAAAACCACGGGCGCTGTGGTAACGCCCGGCGTCCCTTTGAACTCAACCAACTAA